A genomic segment from Desulfobulbaceae bacterium encodes:
- a CDS encoding PASTA domain-containing protein, producing the protein MKKIMSGKSSANSGWQKWGDNDYVAPLIEWPNGFVAEKEVREEFCQEIGIGETSYLSDQNWQKDREGEDSQKCDVTDPSFLSNLMGLTSGFSQLINGGSKIQPQVVHGVWLDSEKRVLSVNVKELKKGVGELAGENIKALLKSSNPPGTRELIFVEAFNSSAEIEEEIDIDGVSSAHENDTIAKEVSPAEKRGNSILLGGTLKGEPQLTLGLIVEGARVNTEESSPFRKFAYEILDKGKKLLVKNIRNSGGTPKALTYQEAFVKWSKGQKNTSTSGETATHVESQDVMPDIRGLSLRKAFQEINGFDLNISVQGAGKIVRQSIKPGSKITKNQNLVLELKF; encoded by the coding sequence ATGAAAAAAATAATGAGTGGCAAGTCTTCTGCGAACTCGGGTTGGCAAAAATGGGGGGATAATGACTATGTTGCTCCCCTGATTGAGTGGCCAAACGGGTTTGTAGCTGAAAAAGAGGTGAGAGAAGAGTTTTGTCAAGAAATTGGCATTGGTGAGACGAGTTATTTAAGTGATCAAAACTGGCAAAAAGACCGTGAAGGCGAGGATAGTCAAAAATGTGATGTTACTGATCCATCCTTTCTGTCGAATCTGATGGGCTTGACCAGCGGTTTTAGTCAACTGATAAATGGTGGATCAAAAATACAGCCACAAGTTGTTCATGGGGTCTGGCTTGATTCGGAAAAGAGGGTTCTTAGTGTAAATGTGAAAGAGCTAAAAAAAGGGGTTGGTGAACTCGCTGGAGAGAATATTAAAGCGCTCTTGAAAAGTTCGAACCCGCCAGGAACTCGGGAGTTGATCTTTGTTGAGGCCTTTAACTCGAGTGCTGAAATTGAGGAAGAGATCGATATTGACGGGGTCTCTTCTGCTCACGAAAATGATACGATCGCAAAGGAAGTATCTCCGGCTGAAAAGCGGGGCAATAGTATTCTTTTGGGCGGTACGCTAAAGGGAGAGCCGCAATTGACACTTGGTTTAATTGTTGAGGGAGCGCGGGTGAATACTGAGGAATCATCACCTTTTCGTAAATTTGCTTATGAAATCCTCGATAAGGGAAAGAAACTACTGGTCAAAAATATCAGGAACTCTGGTGGAACACCAAAGGCACTGACCTATCAAGAGGCCTTTGTCAAGTGGAGTAAGGGGCAAAAAAACACATCAACTTCAGGTGAGACTGCAACTCATGTTGAAAGTCAGGATGTGATGCCGGATATCCGAGGCTTAAGTCTGAGAAAAGCCTTTCAGGAGATTAACGGATTTGACCTGAACATATCAGTTCAGGGTGCCGGAAAAATAGTCCGGCAATCAATTAAGCCTGGATCAAAAATCACTAAAAATCAAAATCTAGTACTTGAGTTGAAATTTTAA